In Deltaproteobacteria bacterium, the genomic window ACGGACGAAACGACTTACTTGGCCCGAAAGGCGCAGCTAGCATTTCTAGGAGCATCGCTGGGTGTATTTTCGCTCCTGGGTGGTATTAGAAAAATGTTTGGCGAAGAAAAACGTTTTCACAGTGACCAGATCCAACTACTGAATTCGACGTCGGGTAAACCGTCTTGGATGATGACAAGTGTGTATAATCCACAACGCTTCGACGTGCCCATTCGCGGCACTGAATTGGTAAATTGCACACGAAGACCGGGAACTCCGTCGGCAATTGCCCCGTTTGCTGAGCTGCTATTGATTTCGGTGTTTCTTTTGTCGCTCTTCCTCACGGGCTGCTCTCCCAGTATGCACCAGTCGAATCTCGGTCCTCCAGAGATGCCGCCGATGGTAATTATCTCGGGTTCTTCCACGGTTTCTGGTGACCTCGTGGTCGATTCCCTCGTCAACGACCGACACATTCCCACTTACGCAGCAGGCGCTTCCTACCAGGATCGGCTTGTCGAATTTAGCCATGATCCAGCCGTGAAGGACCGTTTAAGCCGTGTAACGGGATGGCTGGAATTTTCTCGAAGTAAGGTTGTTCTATCTAGATTGAATCAGGGCATGATTCGAATTGCTTCGGCGCGAAATTCGTTAAGTAAGCTCGCACATTCTGAGGCAGAGCTTCACGAAATCTTCGATAAAAATAAGGAATGGACTCTCTGGAGTGAGCTATTGGTCGACCCCGAGTTTGATACAATGTTGACTGCGGAAGACTTGAGTGTCGTTAAATTGCGATTACAAAGAGTTGCACAGGTATTGGCGATGGCCGAACGACCGGAAGATGTGCAGGAAATAGATCAGCTTTTTTTGAAAGATTAGAACAATGGAAAAACCTAGCGATTTGGCTGACCTCCAGCGGGCTGTACAAGATTTTTGCGAGGCCCGAAACTGGGACGAGTTTCACTCGCTTAAGAACCTGGCAATAGGAGCTGTCACAGAGGCTGCAGAACTTGTCGAGCCTTTCAGATTTCGCACGGATCAAGAGGTTGACGCCCACGTTAAAACTGCTGAAGGGCGTGAGAACCTTCAGGATGAGCTTGCCGACGTATTCTTTTTTCTGCTCCGAATTTCCCAGCGCTATAATGTCGACTTAGATCGCGCGCTCCGCGCAAAGCTGTTAAAAAACGCCGCTAAGTATCCAATCTCAAAATGATACATAATTCTTTATCAGACCTCTTTGACCCGCGTGACAAAGCGTATCGCTTGTGGGGACAATATCTAGGTGTCTAATTTGGCTGAAACGCTGGCAGAGGAGAACTAATGACGATCCAAGGTATTTCGAAAATAACAGCAGTGATGGCGGTATTAGGACTTTCCTTGTCCGCATGTGCGCCATCCGACAAACAAATCGCTGATTGGGTCGAAAAAAATCCCGAAGCAATTTTGAAATCTGTTGAAACTTTCACGCGCAAACAGCGCGAGGACAATCAGCCAAAACCCGAAATGGCGACAACCTTCAAAAAAGAATTGTTTGAACATTCCACTAGCCCGTCGGTTGGATCGGGCCCAGTGAAAATTGCTTACTTCTTTGATTTCAATTGCGGTCATTGTGTAAAGCAGAGCGAAACGATTGAAGCTTTGATGAAAACCAAAACAGCTGAAGATGTCACAATCGTTTACAAAAACTTTCCGATCCTAAGCCCAACTAGCGAAGTTGCAGCCCG contains:
- a CDS encoding DsbA family protein, which gives rise to MTIQGISKITAVMAVLGLSLSACAPSDKQIADWVEKNPEAILKSVETFTRKQREDNQPKPEMATTFKKELFEHSTSPSVGSGPVKIAYFFDFNCGHCVKQSETIEALMKTKTAEDVTIVYKNFPILSPTSEVAARGALAAHQQGKYKEFYKEIYQTREKSAESMLSIAKKIKLDIKKWQADLDGDAVKAELDHVRDLAQKMKIGGTPFLAIAPDQVIPGRVDELEKLVAQMKQK
- a CDS encoding nucleotide pyrophosphohydrolase is translated as MEKPSDLADLQRAVQDFCEARNWDEFHSLKNLAIGAVTEAAELVEPFRFRTDQEVDAHVKTAEGRENLQDELADVFFFLLRISQRYNVDLDRALRAKLLKNAAKYPISK